One Drosophila virilis strain 15010-1051.87 chromosome 5, Dvir_AGI_RSII-ME, whole genome shotgun sequence DNA window includes the following coding sequences:
- the Not1 gene encoding CCR4-NOT transcription complex subunit 1 isoform X2 produces the protein MNVENQLKTPLTQIRNLVKHVNKRNFNESSEQIKQFIQDYGLEADRSCLRYLFTVLNLNDPAPNVTAQLQAKLLGAHLQRQLQCSSFVTNICLAFDQHFAKHKSLKPLALADLVGQVAKLTGINKLCECIFALAVTHSSHPELRQSARENLRGSLPDLLDSYLGQNSAAATAAASGLHEISFDLLQYLLCCLSEYVSPQLEAQFLNKLREEFPREAVPLVLAPLLYRSPTTATTTTATAAKSNEPTDAEEETTNTNTTNTSSWSSSNADNLNEVGIEDIYDHLCEIIFTNQGKNNIMDTSWINLILEIGYEFTSSVEDCKNHLCCGAGGSRELQPKDVAKIVGLMCRRHSSLLDCNVNLPTPANFWPGQGQQAAGSSSSNASQTAQQNSSSNNNNDGSSETSSAASEKKDKKDTTDATQTWKPDVFVQALKELVPQLNWKEVCMELDHPEFVLKDRIGLDLLLTILRLATQSNLFPQPECIYRHWANTEGQLSLITTMLKNPDLFSFADYVFSQPALDVLKTPPDAENKEIAAWKSLHLVEVLLSIADKGYFSQVHELFKFPAQNCPDVLFLALLHINPPLTPLRQDLFNQLIPTFLGNHPNSNVILASAWSSTNFQLRPSIMNAMSEWYLRGNEFDQGKLSRILDVAQDLKALSSLLNARSHLFIIDLACLASRREYLKLEKWLSDKIRDHGEIFIQAMIKVLQRRCPQVTNSKLPEDQLPPKQAQLLPETVTTMINCLQACINTCIQPETAEMIMQMASNVAIMASKARAAQQQQQQQQQQQQQQQQQQQQQAGGPQGLVPPPPSILRGHRGMDLPGGGIVPGSVPPPPQPQQPFSGNLNAQQMFGPGGGMDPLTNMSNNLAGLNLGGPNGAFNFGNMLTSPSRLMNPGANPYPPIPIQIPAPPPPNVGNLGRMLPAGPQPTPTPPNPNNPVMADLQMPVSKEVEDEANSYFQRIYNHQPNPTLSIDEVLDILQRFKESSHRREQEVFLCMLRNLFEEYRFFSHYPEKELQITAQLFGGIIDRNLVPTFVALGLSLRCVLDALRKPEGSKLYYFGVTALDRFKTRLHTYNKYCEHIRSIPHFSDFPQHLIQYVEFGMHGQEPPPQKLIGLSNTIPTSAIAQGATEPLYRANSMPGNMAAAPNVQKQPVVVSHATRMKSIANATNIDTLLVAKQEEKVTVPPEPVQDKTAFIFNNLSQLNIPQKCEEIKEIMTKEYWPWLAQYLVLKRASMEFNFHTLYYNFLDALKNVEINRYVTKETLRNIKVLLRSDKGVINFSDRSLLKNLGHWLGMMTLGRNRPILQLDLDLKSLLAEAYHKGQQELLFVVPFVAKILESSAKSRIFKSPNPWTMGIMYVLGELHQEPDLKLNLKFEIEVLCKTLNLELEKLKPVIYLKDPTRALLIEQQMSQPKPKVVEPPPQQQQQHQQQQQQQAQQQQQQAQQQQQQQQQQQAQQQQQQPAQPQPPSAEVDPQAMLMNNNNNSNAPGSVSSPNLPTDPSQVVLPPPEPRYSYVEVNVNNFQLIAQQLVLPPNIPFLHANPGIKHIVVNAIERTITDWLQPVVDRSIRIACATTEQIIRKDFALDADENRMRTAAHQMVRNLAAGMAMITGKDEIARAISQNLHKAFMAALTGVQSMADMQAASMQLANENVELVCAFIQKTSAEKSALEIDRRLSTDFETRKIAREEGSRFVDAQILSYQQERLPEPVRLKVGPAPPTLYAVYSEFARSIPGFQQMSDRDIALFVPKPQDIQPPNVFANDESSMVYAEVANKMEAFMNTAINVPTLQLQASKMHMLLNALMATRRLRDQESAFNLLTRAVEGLTEGLINVQDHMEQMKLYRDIHLRILSLLHNSFGAPNTERAVTKCFFDIREEVRYNVEAARALITSHFVNLNQFDGMLRDCMDNGNNYVAVSFGIALLERLIMEDRAINIVSDNEFMATVELLGRLTQQRHRYPECIVNAIETLWSGNLNTSDYGSFNPGERYLAGASHYIHSGMHHVRSCDTDDPPGLQEKTEFLLKDWVALYTQQNQLTTRDARNFGAFVQKMNTYGILKTDDLITRFFRQATQICTDVVYRMFADPSLPINQAKNKIFQWIDAFVHLIAMLVRHSGEAGNPTTKINLLNKVLGIVLGTLLKDHELRGVGFQQVGYHRFFMMLFMELCSADSTLESLMHSIVSAFAYTYHLLNPSVAPGFCFAWLELISHRVFLGRILVQIPGQKGWPLYAQLLQDLFKYLAPFLRNTELGKPVGLLYKGTLRVLLVLLHDFPEFLCDYHFGFCDTIPPNCVQMRNIILSAFPRNMRLPDPFTPNLKVDMLSDSSNAPKVCSSYIMNIQPPNFKKDLDSYLKARAPVTFLSELRGHLQVTTEPGTRYNMTLMNALVMYVGTQAIALIRNKNFVPNTSNIAHSAHMDIFQNLAVDLDTEGRYLFLNAIANQLRYPNSHTHYFSCAVLHLFAEANSEAIQEQITRVLLERLIVNRPHPWGLLITFIELIKNPIYKFWEHDFVHCAPEITKLFESVARSCLAKSNVTQQLNMAVDGADSQEVVNIN, from the exons ATGAACGTAGAGAACCAATTGAAGACGCCGCTAACGCAGATTCGTAATTTGGTCAAACACGTGAACAAGCGAAATTTTAATGAGAGCAGCGAGCAAATAAAGCAG TTTATCCAAGATTACGGCCTCGAAGCGGATCGTAGCTGTCTGCGATATCTGTTCACGGTACTTAACTTGAACGATCCGGCACCGAACGTCACCGCGCAGCTGCAGGCGAAGCTTCTCGGCGCGCACTTGCAGCGGCAACTGCAGTGCTCCTCGTTTGTGACCAACATATGCCTCGCCTTCGACCAGCATTTTGCCAAGCATAAG AGTCTGAAGCCATTAGCACTTGCCGATCTCGTTGGACAGGTGGCCAAGCTAACTGGCATTAACAAACTTTGCGAGTGCATCTTTGCGCTAGCGGTGACCCACAGCTCCCATCCGGAGCTACGCCAGAGCGCACGTGAGAATCTGCGCGGCTCGCTGCCCGATCTGCTCGATTCATATCTGGGCCAAAATTCAGCTGCCGCAACTGCAGCTGCGAGTGGTCTGCACGAGATCTCCTTTGATCTGTTGCAGTATTTGTTGTGCTGCCTGAGTGAGTACGTGAGCCCGCAGCTGGAGGCACAGTTTTTGAATAAGCTGCGCGAGGAGTTTCCGCGTGAGGCGGTGCCATTGGTTCTAGCCCCGCTTTTGTACCGTAGCCcaacgacggcgacgacgacgacggcgacggcagcCAAATCGAACGAACCAACTGATGCAGAGGAGGAAACGACGAACACGAACACGACGAACaccagcagctggagcagctcaAATGCAGATAATCTGAATGAAGTTGGCATTGAGGATATCTATGACCATTTATGCGAGataatatttacaaatcaG ggcaaaaataatattatggACACATCTTGGATTAATTTAATCCTTGAAATCGGTTATGAATTTACATCGAGCGTTGAAGATTGCAAAAATCATTTGTGTTGCGGCGCTGGCGGCTCCCGAGAACTGCAGCCCAAAGATGTTGCCAAAATTGTTGGACTCATGTGCCGCCGGCACTCGTCGCTGCTCGATTGCAATGTAAATCTACCGACACCGGCGAATTTCTGGCCCGGACAGGGACAACAGgctgctggcagcagcagctccaacgCTTCACAAACCGCACAACAGAATtctagcagcaacaacaacaacgatggCAGCAGCGAAACcagcagcgctgccagcgaGAAGAAGGACAAAAAGGATACAACAGACGCAACACAAACATGGAAGCCGGATGTGTTTGTACAGGCGCTCAAGGAGCTGGTGCCGCAGCTCAACTGGAAGGAGGTCTGCATGG AGCTCGATCATCCCGAGTTTGTGCTGAAGGATCGCATCGGCTTGGATCTGCTGCTAACCATCCTAAGATTGGCCACGCAATCGAATCTGTTTCCGCAACCGGAATGCATTTACCGCCATTGGGCTAACACCGAGGGTCAATTGTCGCTGATAACGACCATGCTGAAGAATCCGGATCTGTTCTCCTTTGCCGACTACGTGTTCAGTCAGCCGGCGTTGGATGTGCTGAAAACGCCGCCCGATGCTGAGAATAAGGAGATAGCTGCATGGAAATCGCTGCatctggttgaggtgttgctCTCTATTGCGGACAAGGGCTACTTTAGTCAGGTGCACGAGCTATTCAAATTTCCGGCACAAAATTGTCCCGATGTGCTGTTTCTGGCTCTGCTGCACATAAATCCGCCGTTGACACCATTGCGCCAGGATCTGTTCAATCAGCTAATACCCACGTTTCTGGGCAATCATCCCAATTCGAATGTGATATTGGCCAGCGCCTGGAGCTCCACCAATTTTCAACTGCGGCCGAGCATCATGAACGCCATGTCTGAGTGGTATTTGCGCGGCAACGAATTCGATCAGGGCAAATTGTCGCGCATTCTCGATGTTGCACAGGATCTGAAGGCGCTCTCCTCGCTGCTCAATGCTCGCTCGCATCTGTTTATCATCGATTTGGCCTGTCTGGCATCGCGCCGCGAGTACTTGAAGCTGGAGAAATGGCTGAGCGACAAGATACGCGACCATGGCGAGATCTTCATACAGGCCATGATCAAGGTGCTGCAACGCCGCTGTCCGCAGGTGACCAACTCGAAACTGCCCGAGGATCAGCTGCCGCCCAAGCAGGCGCAACTGTTGCCCGAAACCGTGACCACAATGATTAACTGCCTTCAAGCTTGCATCAATACTTGCATACAGCCGGAGACGGCCGAAATGATTATGCAAATGGCCAGCAATGTGGCCATAATGGCTAGCAAGGCGCGCgccgcacagcagcagcagcagcagcaacaacaacaacaacaacagcagcagcagcaacaacagcaacaggctgGCGGTCCGCAGGGCCtggtgccgccgccgccaagtATTTTGCGTGGACATCGCGGCATGGATTTGCCAGGCGGCGGCATTGTGCCCGGCTCGGtgccgccaccgccgcagccacagcaacCCTTCTCGGGCAATCTGAATGCACAGCAAATGTTTGGACCGGGCGGCGGCATGGATCCGCTGACCAACATGTCCAACAATCTGGCGGGCCTCAATCTGGGCGGTCCCAATGGAGCTTTCAACTTTGGCAACATGCTGA CATCTCCGTCGCGCCTCATGAATCCCGGCGCCAACCCCTATCCGCCCATTCCAATACAAATCccagcgccgccgccgccaaatGTGGGCAATCTGGGCCGTATGCTGCCAGCTGGACCGCaaccaacgccaacgccaccGAATCCCAATAATCCGGTCATGGCCGATCTACAGATGCCCGTTTCCAAGGAGGTCGAGGATGAGGCGAACTCATACTTTCAGCGCATCTATAATCATCAGCCGAATCCGACACTGTCCATTGACGAGGTGCTCGACATACTGCAGCGCTTCAAGGAGTCCAGCCACCGGCGCGAACAGGAGGTCTTCCTTTGCATGCTGCGCAACCTGTTCGAGGAGTATCGCTTCTTCTCCCACTATCCGGAGAAGGAGCTGCAAATAACCGCTCAGCTCTTTGGCGGCATCATTGATCGCAATCTGGTGCCCACATTCGTGGCACTCGGGCTCTCGCTGCGCTGCGTTCTCGACGCACTGCGCAAACCGGAGGGCTCCAAGCTCTACTATTTTGGCGTGACGGCACTCGATCGCTTCAAGACACGCCTGCACACCTACAACAAATACTGCGAGCACATACGCTCCATACCGCATTTCAGCGACTTTCCGCAGCATCTCATCCAGTACGTGGAGTTCGGCATGCATGGTCAGGAGCCGCCGCCACAGAAACTGATCGGCCTAAGCAACACCATACCAACCTCGGCCATTGCCCAGGGCGCCACGGAGCCGCTGTACCGCGCCAACTCAATGCCCG GCAATATGGCAGCTGCTCCGAATGTACAGAAGCAGCCCGTTGTAGTGTCGCATGCCACGCGTATGAAATCGATTGCAAATGCGACCAACATTGATACACTGCTCGTGGCCAAGCAGGAGGAGAAGGTGACGGTGCCCCCGGAGCCGGTGCAGGACAAGACGGCGTTCATATTCAACAATCTCAGCCAGTTGAATATACCGCAAAAATGCGAGGAGATCAAAGAGATCATGACCAAAGAGTATTGGCCCTGGCTGGCGCAATATCTTGTGCTGAAGCGCGCCTCGATGGAGTTTAACTTTCATACGCTCTACTACAATTTTCTGGATGCGCTCAAGAACGTGGAGATCAATCGGTATGTGACCAAGGAGACGCTGCGCAACATTAAGGTTCTGCTGCGCTCCGATAAGGGTGTCATCAATTTCTCGGATCGCAGCCTGCTCAAGAATCTCGGCCATTGGCTGGGCATGATGACGCTGGGTCGCAATCGGCCCATTTTACAGCTGGATCTTGACCTGAAGTCGCTGCTGGCCGAGGCCTATCACAAGGGCCAGCAGGAGCTGTTGTTTGTGGTGCCATTTGTGGCCAAAATATTGGAATCATCCGCTAAATCGCGCATTTTCAAATCTCCCAATCCCTGGACCATGGGCATTATGTATGTGCTCGGCGAGCTGCATCAGGAACCCGATCTCAAGCTGAACCTTAAGTTCGAAATCGAGGTGCTCTGCAAGACGCTCAATCTGGAACTGGAGAAGCTCAAACCTGTCATCTACCTGAAGGATCCAACACGGGCGCTGCTCATCGAACAGCAAATGTCACAGCCAAAGCCCAAGGTGGTCGAGCCGCcgccccagcagcagcagcaacatcaacagcagcaacagcaacaggcgcagcagcaacaacaacaggcgcaacagcagcaacaacaacaacaacaacaacaggcgcagcagcagcaacaacaaccagcacAGCCGCAGCCACCGTCAGCTGAGGTAGATCCGCAGGCGATGCtgatgaacaacaacaacaactcgaatGCACCCGGTTCCGTTTCATCGCCCAACTTGCCCACAGATCCCAGCCAGGttgtgctgccgccgccggaGCCGCGTTACTCCTATGTCGAGGTGAATGTGAACAATTTCCAGTTGATTGCCCAGCAGCTGGTGTTGCCACCGAATATACCCTTCCTGCACGCCAATCCGGGCATCAAGCACATTGTGGTGAATGCCATTGAGCGCACAATTACCGACTGGCTGCAGCCGGTTGTAGATCGTAGCATACGCATTGCGTGCGCCACCACCGAACAGATTATACGCAAGGATTTCGCATTGGATGCGGACGAGAATCGCATGCGCACCGCCGCCCATCAGATGGTGCGCAATCTGGCCGCCGGCATGGCCATGATAACCGGCAAGGATGAGATCGCCCGGGCTATTAGCCAGAATCTGCACAAGGCCTTCATGGCTGCGCTGACGGGCGTGCAGAGCATGGCCGATATGCAGGCCGCCTCAATGCAGCTGGCCAATGAGAATGTGGAGCTCGTTTGTGCGTTCATACAGAAGACATCCGCTGAGAAGTCGGCGCTCGAGATCGATCGACGTTTGTCGACGGACTTTGAGACGAGGAAAATCGCACGCGAAGAGGGCAGCCGATTTGTCGATGCACAAATCTTGAGCTATCAGCAGGAGCGCCTGCCGGAGCCAGTGCGTCTCAAGGTGGGCCCAGCGCCGCCAACACTTTACGCCGTCTATTCGGAGTTTGCGCGCAGCATTCCCGGCTTCCAGCAGATGAGCGACCGGGACATCGCACTGTTTGTGCCCAAGCCGCAGGATATACAGCCGCCGAATGTGTTTGCCAACGATGAGAGCAGCATGGTCTATGCCGAGGTGGCCAACAAAATGGAAGCGTTCATGAACACCGCCATCAATGTGCCCACCCTTCAGCTGCAGGCCAGCAAGATGCACATGCTGCTAAACGCTCTGATGGCGACGCGTCGCCTGCGCGATCAGGAGTCGGCGTTCAATTTGCTGACCCGTGCCGTCGAGGGCCTGACAGAGGGTCTGATCAACGTGCAGGATCACATGGAACAAATGAAACTCTACCGGGACATACACTTGCGCATACTTAGCCTGCTGCACAACAGCTTCGGTGCACCCAACACCGAACGGGCGGTGACCAAATGCTTCTTTGATATACGCGAGGAGGTGCGCTACAATGTGGAGGCTGCACGCGCTCTCATCACATCGCATTTCGTCAATCTGAATCAGTTCGATGGCATGCTGCGCGACTGCATGGATAATGGCAACAATTATGTGGCCGTCTCCTTTGGCATTGCGCTTCTCGAGCGCCTCATCATGGAGGATCGGGCCATTAACATTGTCTCCGACAATGAGTTTATGGCCACCGTCGAGCTGCTCGGCCGGCTCACCCAGCAGCGTCATCGCTATCCCGAGTGCATTGTCAATGCCATCGAGACGCTCTGGTCTGGCAATCTGAATACCAGCGATTACGGCTCCTTCAATCCGGGTGAACGCTATCTGGCCGGCGCATCTCATTACATACACTCCGGCATGCATCATGTCAGG TCATGCGACACGGATGATCCGCCTGGCCTGCAGGAGAAGACCGAGTTCCTGCTCAAGGATTGGGTCGCGCTCTACACACAGCAGAATCAGCTAACGACACGCGATGCCCGCAATTTTGGCGCCTTTGTCCAGAAGATGAACACATACGGCATACTGAAGACGGATGATTTGATAACGCGCTTTTTCCGTCAGGCCACGCAAATCTGCACGGATGTCGTCTATCGCATGTTCGCCGACCCGAGCCTGCCCATTAACCAGGCCAAGAACAAGATATTCCAATGGATCGATGCGTTTGTCCATCTGATTGCCATGCTGGTGCGTCATTCGGGCGAGGCGGGCAATCCGACGACCAAGATCAATCTGCTCAACAAGGTGCTGGGCATTGTGCTGGGCACACTGCTCAAGGATCATGAGTTGCGCGGCGTTGGATTCCAACAGGTCGGCTACCATCGCTTCTTCATGATGCTCTTCATGGAGCTGTGCTCCGCCGACAGTACATTGGAATCGTTGATGCACAGCATCGTGTCGGCCTTTGCCTACACATATCATCTGCTCAATCCGAGCGTGGCGCCCGGTTTCTGTTTTGCCTGGCTGGAGCTAATCTCTCATCGCGTCTTCCTTGGCCGCATTCTGGTCCAGATACCCGGCCAGAAAGGCTGGCCCCTATACGCCCAGCTGTTGCAGGATCTCTTCAAATATCTCGCTCCATTCTTGCGCAACACCGAATTGGGCAAACCCGTCGGCCTCCTATACAAGGGCACACTGCGCGTCCTGCTCGTGCTCCTGCACGATTTCCCCGAGTTTCTGTGCGATTATCATTTCGGCTTCTGCGACACAATACCGCCGAATTGCGTTCAGATGCGCAACATTATATTGTCGGCGTTTCCGCGCAATATGCGGCTGCCCGATCCGTTTACGCCCAATCTAAAGGTGGACATGCTATCGGACAGCAGCAATGCGCCCAAGGTGTGCAGCAGCTATATCATGAACATACAGCCGCCCAATTTCAAGAAGGACCTCGACTCGTACTTGAAGGCGCGCGCCCCCGTCACATTCCTGTCGGAGCTGCGCGGCCATCTGCAGGTGACCACAGAGCCGGGCACGCGCTACAACATGACGCTCATGAATGCTCTGGTCATGTATGTGGGCACCCAGGCCATTGCATTGATCAG AAACAAGAACTTTGTGCCCAACACGTCGAACATTGCGCACAGCGCCCACATGGACATCTTCCAAAACTTGGCTGTGGATCTGGATACCGAGGGACGTTATCTGTTCCTCAATGCCATTGCCAATCAGCTGCGCTATCCGAACAGTCACACCCACTATTTCAGCTGTGCGGTATTGCATCTGTTCGCCGAGGCCAATTCAGAGGCCATACAGGAGCAGATTACACGCGTCCTGCTCGAGCGCTTGATTGTTAATCGTCCGCATCCGTGGGGCCTGCTGATCACATTCATTGAGCTGATCAAGAATCCCATTTACAAgttctgggaacatgatttcGTGCACTGTGCACCCGAGATAACCAA GCTATTCGAATCGGTCGCCCGCTCCTGCCTGGCCAAGTCGAATGTTACCCAGCAGCTGAACATGGCCGTCGATGGAGCCGATAGCCAGGAGGTGGTCAACATTAACTGA